Proteins co-encoded in one Streptomyces sp. SLBN-31 genomic window:
- a CDS encoding sugar ABC transporter permease yields MSTTTVQTSSAATDDRPAPAAPGKIRGRGERSLGASLASHGILIAGSVVALFPIAWLVFLSLGPDKDDYLHPGGIWKKMSLDNYSFVLNHTSFFDWLKSSLIVSLGTTVLGVLVAATTGYAVSRMRFPGYRKFMWVLLLTQMFPVAVLMVPMYQILGDLGLIDSYLGLVLVYCSTAVPYCAWLLKGYFDTIPFEIDEAGRVDGLSPFGTFARLILPLAKPGLAVAAFYSFITAFGEVAFATTFMLDDQKYTLAVGLQTFISEHDAQRNLMAATAVLIAIPVSAFFYLVQKNLVTGLTAGGTKG; encoded by the coding sequence ATGAGTACGACCACTGTCCAGACCTCGTCCGCGGCGACCGACGACCGTCCGGCGCCGGCGGCCCCCGGCAAGATCCGCGGGCGCGGCGAGCGCAGCCTCGGCGCCTCGCTCGCCTCCCATGGCATCCTGATCGCCGGAAGCGTCGTCGCGCTCTTCCCGATCGCCTGGCTCGTCTTCCTCTCCCTCGGCCCGGACAAGGACGACTACCTCCACCCGGGTGGCATCTGGAAGAAGATGTCGCTCGACAACTACTCGTTCGTCCTGAACCACACGAGCTTCTTCGACTGGCTGAAGAGCTCCCTGATCGTCTCGCTCGGCACCACCGTGCTCGGCGTCCTGGTCGCCGCCACCACCGGATACGCGGTCTCCCGCATGCGTTTCCCGGGCTACCGCAAGTTCATGTGGGTGCTCCTGCTCACCCAGATGTTCCCGGTGGCCGTGCTCATGGTGCCGATGTACCAGATCCTGGGCGACCTGGGACTCATCGACAGCTACCTCGGTCTCGTCCTCGTCTACTGCTCGACGGCGGTGCCGTACTGCGCCTGGCTGCTCAAGGGCTACTTCGACACCATCCCGTTCGAGATCGACGAGGCCGGCCGCGTCGACGGGCTCAGCCCCTTCGGCACCTTCGCCCGGCTGATCCTGCCGCTCGCCAAGCCGGGCCTGGCGGTCGCCGCCTTCTACAGCTTCATCACCGCCTTCGGCGAGGTCGCCTTCGCCACCACGTTCATGCTGGACGACCAGAAGTACACGCTCGCCGTCGGTCTGCAGACCTTCATCAGCGAGCACGACGCCCAGCGCAACCTGATGGCCGCGACCGCGGTACTGATCGCCATACCGGTCTCCGCGTTCTTCTACCTCGTGCAGAAGAACCTGGTGACCGGCCTCACCGCGGGCGGCACCAAGGGCTGA
- a CDS encoding carbohydrate ABC transporter permease, which produces MTVAIDRATGKRRGERGPRPGLGQRLKHSYQKYWYAYAMITPVVIVLGVLVLYPLVYGLYLTLTDANSLNTARTIGVNHIDATYKFIGLDNYKDILFGPLSYDRFWSHFIWTVVWTALCVALHYSIGLGFALLLNQKLRGRTLYRLLLIVPWAVPTFVTVFGWRIMLSDGGIINTALHALHLPQPSWLEDTFWQRFAAIAVNTWCGVPFMMVSLLGGLQSIDASLYEAAEMDGASAWQRFRYVTLPGLRSVSSTVVLLGIIWTFNQFAVIFLLFGPTSAPDAQILVTWAYFLGFGQQPRDFAQSAAYGILLLAILIVFTSFYRRWLNRNEQQLAI; this is translated from the coding sequence ATGACAGTCGCCATCGACCGCGCCACCGGCAAACGCCGTGGCGAGCGCGGGCCGCGGCCCGGGCTGGGCCAGCGCCTCAAGCACAGCTACCAGAAGTACTGGTACGCGTACGCGATGATCACCCCGGTGGTGATCGTCCTCGGTGTCCTCGTGCTCTATCCCCTGGTGTACGGCCTCTACCTGACGCTCACGGACGCCAACAGCCTCAACACCGCGCGCACCATCGGCGTCAACCACATCGACGCCACCTACAAGTTCATCGGCCTGGACAACTACAAGGACATCCTGTTCGGCCCGCTGTCCTACGACCGCTTCTGGTCGCACTTCATCTGGACCGTCGTGTGGACCGCCCTGTGCGTCGCCCTGCACTACAGCATCGGCCTCGGCTTCGCGCTGCTGCTCAACCAGAAACTGCGCGGCCGCACCCTCTACCGGCTGCTGCTCATCGTGCCCTGGGCCGTGCCGACCTTCGTCACCGTCTTCGGCTGGCGGATCATGCTCTCCGACGGCGGCATCATCAACACCGCCCTGCACGCACTGCATCTGCCGCAGCCGTCCTGGCTGGAGGACACCTTCTGGCAGCGGTTCGCCGCCATCGCGGTCAACACCTGGTGCGGTGTGCCGTTCATGATGGTCTCGCTCCTCGGCGGCCTGCAGTCCATCGACGCCTCCCTGTACGAGGCGGCCGAGATGGACGGCGCGAGCGCCTGGCAGCGCTTCCGCTACGTCACCCTCCCGGGCCTGCGCTCGGTCAGCTCCACGGTCGTCCTGCTCGGCATCATCTGGACCTTCAACCAGTTCGCCGTGATCTTCCTGCTCTTCGGCCCCACCTCAGCCCCGGACGCCCAGATCCTCGTCACGTGGGCCTACTTCCTCGGCTTCGGACAGCAGCCGCGCGACTTCGCGCAGTCGGCCGCCTACGGCATCCTGCTGCTGGCCATCCTGATCGTCTTCACCTCGTTCTACCGCCGCTGGCTGAACCGCAATGAGCAGCAGCTCGCGATCTGA
- a CDS encoding extracellular solute-binding protein, which translates to MRRGIAATALVASLALAATACGGSDSGSDKSSGPVTITWWDTSNATNEAPTYKALVKQFEAANKDIKVKYVNVPFDQAQNKFDTAAGSKGAPDILRSEVGWTPAFAKKGYFLPLDGTDALADKDKFQSSLITQAQYQGKTYGVPLVTDTLALVYNKALFKKAGITEAPETWDELKADAAKVQDKAKVDGYWGSTQAYYAQNFLYGEGTDTVDASAKKITVNSPAAKKAYGTWLSLFSGKGLHKADTTADAYAHIQDAFVNGKVASIIQGPWEITNFYKGSAFKDKSNLGIATVPAGSTGKAGAPTGGHNLSVYAGSDSAHQKAALKFVNFMTSAKSQTEIALKNSTLPTRADAYTSEVKADPGIAGYQGVLSAAQPRPALPEYSSLWGPLDTELPKIAGGKESLDKGLSNAELAIAKLVPDFSK; encoded by the coding sequence ATGCGGCGTGGCATAGCGGCCACCGCGCTGGTGGCGTCCCTCGCCCTCGCGGCGACGGCCTGCGGCGGAAGCGACAGCGGCAGCGACAAGAGCAGCGGGCCGGTCACCATCACCTGGTGGGACACCTCCAACGCCACCAATGAGGCGCCGACGTACAAGGCCCTGGTCAAGCAGTTCGAGGCCGCCAACAAGGACATCAAGGTCAAGTACGTCAACGTCCCCTTCGACCAGGCGCAGAACAAGTTCGACACCGCCGCCGGTTCCAAGGGCGCCCCGGACATCCTGCGTTCCGAGGTCGGCTGGACCCCCGCCTTCGCCAAGAAGGGCTACTTCCTGCCGCTGGACGGCACCGACGCCCTCGCCGACAAGGACAAGTTCCAGTCCAGCCTGATCACGCAGGCCCAGTACCAGGGCAAGACCTACGGCGTGCCGCTGGTCACCGACACCCTCGCCCTCGTCTACAACAAGGCCCTGTTCAAGAAGGCCGGCATCACCGAGGCCCCCGAGACCTGGGACGAGCTGAAGGCCGACGCCGCCAAGGTCCAGGACAAGGCCAAGGTCGACGGCTACTGGGGCTCCACCCAGGCCTACTACGCCCAGAACTTCCTCTACGGCGAGGGCACCGACACCGTCGACGCCTCCGCCAAGAAGATCACCGTGAACTCGCCCGCCGCGAAGAAGGCCTACGGCACCTGGCTGAGCCTCTTCTCCGGCAAGGGCCTGCACAAGGCCGACACCACCGCCGACGCCTACGCCCACATCCAGGACGCGTTCGTCAACGGCAAGGTCGCCTCGATCATCCAGGGCCCCTGGGAGATCACGAACTTCTACAAGGGCTCGGCCTTCAAGGACAAGTCCAACCTCGGCATCGCCACCGTCCCGGCCGGCTCCACCGGCAAGGCGGGCGCCCCGACCGGCGGCCACAACCTGTCCGTCTACGCGGGCTCGGACTCGGCGCACCAGAAGGCGGCCCTGAAGTTCGTCAACTTCATGACCTCCGCCAAGTCGCAGACGGAGATCGCGCTGAAGAACTCCACGCTGCCGACCCGCGCCGACGCCTACACCTCCGAGGTCAAGGCCGACCCGGGCATCGCCGGCTACCAGGGCGTGCTGTCCGCCGCCCAGCCGCGGCCCGCGCTGCCCGAGTACAGCTCCCTGTGGGGTCCGCTGGACACCGAGCTGCCGAAGATCGCCGGTGGCAAGGAGTCCCTGGACAAGGGCCTGAGCAACGCCGAACTGGCCATCGCCAAGCTCGTGCCGGACTTCAGCAAGTAA
- a CDS encoding LacI family DNA-binding transcriptional regulator, whose product MTTRLADIAAQAGVSEATVSRVLNGKPGVAATTRQSVLAALDVLGYERPVRLRQRSEGLVGLITPELENPIFPALAQVIGQALTRQGYTPVLATQTPGGSTEDELTEMLVDRGVAGIIYVSGLHADTTADMERYERLRAQGVPYVLVDGFSPKVQAPFISPDDRAAMTLAVTHLASLGHARIGLALGPKRFVPVQRKIEGFVRAMQDQLGLNAETIENDLVQHSLYTLEGGQAAATALMNRDCTAIVCASDMMALGAIRAARQRGLDVPKDISVVGFDDSPLIAFTDPPLTTIRKPVPAMGQAAVRTLLEEIGGTPAPHSEFVFMPELVVRGSTASAPGERNRP is encoded by the coding sequence GTGACCACACGGCTTGCCGACATCGCTGCTCAGGCGGGGGTGAGCGAAGCGACCGTCAGCCGCGTCCTCAACGGCAAGCCGGGCGTCGCCGCCACCACCCGCCAGTCCGTGCTGGCCGCACTGGACGTGCTCGGCTACGAGCGTCCCGTGCGGCTGCGGCAACGCAGCGAGGGTCTGGTGGGGCTGATAACCCCTGAGCTGGAGAACCCGATATTCCCGGCCCTGGCGCAGGTGATCGGGCAGGCGCTGACCCGCCAGGGCTACACCCCGGTGCTGGCCACGCAGACGCCGGGCGGCTCGACCGAGGACGAGCTGACCGAGATGCTCGTCGACCGGGGGGTCGCCGGGATCATCTACGTCTCCGGGCTGCACGCCGACACCACCGCCGACATGGAGCGCTACGAGCGCCTGCGCGCGCAGGGTGTGCCGTACGTCCTGGTGGACGGCTTCTCGCCCAAGGTTCAGGCGCCCTTCATCTCCCCCGACGACCGCGCGGCGATGACGCTGGCGGTGACGCACCTGGCGTCCCTGGGGCACGCGCGCATCGGTCTCGCCCTCGGCCCGAAGCGGTTCGTGCCCGTCCAGCGCAAGATCGAGGGGTTCGTGCGCGCGATGCAGGACCAGCTCGGCCTGAACGCGGAGACCATCGAGAACGACCTCGTCCAGCACTCGCTGTACACCCTGGAGGGTGGTCAGGCCGCCGCCACCGCGCTGATGAACCGTGACTGCACGGCGATCGTGTGCGCCAGCGACATGATGGCGCTCGGCGCGATACGCGCGGCGCGGCAGCGCGGTCTGGACGTCCCGAAGGACATCTCGGTGGTCGGCTTCGACGACTCCCCGCTGATCGCCTTCACGGACCCGCCGCTGACCACGATCCGCAAGCCGGTGCCGGCCATGGGGCAGGCGGCGGTGCGCACGTTGCTGGAGGAGATCGGCGGAACGCCCGCGCCGCACAGTGAGTTCGTGTTCATGCCGGAGCTGGTGGTACGGGGTTCGACCGCTTCGGCCCCTGGGGAGCGCAATCGTCCCTAG
- a CDS encoding phosphatase PAP2 family protein — protein sequence MGDSTVTSLGDREQAAVPDSPTAAEGAPATPRLLGRLRTPRRPRLWFEILLIAVSYWTYSIVRNAVPEQRGKALRNADWIWKTEHQLGIAVEQSVNHTVNSVSWLIVGMNYYYATLHFIVTLSVLVWLFRSHPGRYAATRLVLFATTGVALVGYYLYPLAPPRLMNGSHFLDTVLIHRTWGSMASGDLKHMSNQYAAMPSMHIGWSLWCGLTVFALARVPWARVLGLLYPVATLIVIVATANHFWLDAVGGLLCLAFGYAVAWAWYGRLPYALPRTVPEKARESGPLPAKT from the coding sequence ATGGGTGACTCGACCGTGACCAGTCTGGGAGACCGTGAGCAGGCGGCCGTTCCGGACTCCCCCACGGCCGCGGAAGGGGCTCCCGCGACCCCGCGTCTCCTGGGCCGGCTGCGCACCCCCCGCCGCCCCCGTCTGTGGTTCGAGATCCTTCTGATCGCGGTGAGTTACTGGACGTACTCGATCGTCCGCAACGCGGTCCCGGAGCAGCGCGGCAAGGCGCTGCGCAACGCCGACTGGATCTGGAAGACCGAGCACCAACTGGGCATCGCCGTGGAACAGTCGGTCAACCACACGGTGAACTCGGTGTCCTGGCTGATCGTCGGCATGAACTACTACTACGCCACACTGCACTTCATCGTGACGCTGAGTGTGCTCGTGTGGCTGTTCCGCAGTCATCCCGGCCGCTACGCGGCGACCCGGCTGGTGCTGTTCGCGACGACGGGTGTGGCCCTGGTCGGCTACTACCTGTACCCGCTGGCACCCCCGCGTCTGATGAACGGCAGCCACTTCCTCGACACCGTTCTGATCCACCGGACCTGGGGTTCGATGGCCTCCGGCGACCTCAAGCACATGTCCAACCAGTACGCCGCGATGCCGTCCATGCACATCGGCTGGTCCCTGTGGTGCGGACTGACCGTCTTCGCGCTGGCCAGGGTGCCCTGGGCGCGGGTGCTGGGACTGCTGTACCCGGTGGCCACCCTGATCGTGATCGTGGCGACGGCGAACCACTTCTGGCTCGACGCGGTGGGCGGCCTGCTCTGCCTGGCGTTCGGGTACGCGGTGGCATGGGCGTGGTACGGGAGGCTGCCGTACGCCCTGCCCAGGACGGTGCCGGAGAAGGCGAGGGAGAGCGGGCCACTGCCGGCGAAGACCTAG
- a CDS encoding amidohydrolase, translating into MLAPDLILTGAEIRTLDPERPYAGAVAIRDGVIAAVGDEADVPAWRGPGTEVVALERAHLVPGLVDAHSHPVWGLDMATGVDLSGVRDLAGLLAALAGAERIDGWVVGFGLDHNAFEGRPIDRVLVEDTIGADTPAFLRLYDGHSALATGAALAAAGVTGPRVFAQRSEVVCDASGRPTGHLVEHAAMDLLTQVLPRPSYAARRARLVDLLTAMAATGLTGAHVMDAGDMELVGSVARETVLPVRLRFAPWCMPGADAAALAELVEVQGRGGRHWRVGGVKFFMDGTVEGGTAWLEHADCHGQGTEAFWPDPEAYAAAVRHLHAAGVRTATHAIGDAAVRRVLDVVAGLGPGARGRHRIEHIETAPDALLPRFAELGVAASMQPPHTAYTRADGTDEWSRRLGATRAGHAWRLRDLRDAGATVALGSDWPIAHYDVRAVLATARAPRGAAAARVGLTGLEALEGCTTHAARAAGESRTAGRIAVGHRADLTALALDAVKAPADELAEAPVRLTVTGGHVVHRGG; encoded by the coding sequence ATGCTCGCCCCCGATCTGATCCTCACCGGCGCCGAGATCCGCACCCTCGACCCCGAACGCCCCTACGCCGGCGCCGTCGCCATACGTGACGGGGTGATCGCGGCGGTCGGCGACGAGGCGGACGTACCCGCCTGGCGCGGGCCCGGTACCGAGGTCGTGGCCCTGGAGAGGGCGCATCTCGTACCCGGGCTCGTGGACGCGCACAGCCATCCCGTGTGGGGGCTGGACATGGCCACCGGCGTGGACCTGTCGGGCGTGCGGGATCTGGCGGGGCTGCTGGCCGCACTCGCCGGGGCCGAGCGGATCGACGGGTGGGTCGTCGGATTCGGCCTCGACCACAACGCCTTCGAGGGGCGGCCGATCGACCGCGTGCTCGTGGAGGACACGATCGGCGCGGACACCCCCGCCTTCCTCCGCCTCTACGACGGCCACTCCGCCCTCGCGACCGGCGCCGCGCTGGCCGCGGCGGGCGTCACCGGGCCGCGGGTCTTCGCCCAGCGCTCGGAGGTGGTCTGCGACGCCTCCGGGCGGCCCACCGGGCACCTCGTCGAACACGCGGCGATGGACCTGCTCACCCAGGTCCTGCCCCGGCCCTCCTACGCGGCCCGCCGCGCCCGCCTGGTCGACCTGCTCACGGCGATGGCCGCGACCGGCCTGACCGGGGCGCACGTCATGGACGCGGGGGACATGGAGCTGGTCGGCTCGGTCGCCCGGGAGACGGTGCTGCCGGTGCGCCTGCGGTTCGCGCCCTGGTGCATGCCCGGAGCGGACGCGGCCGCGCTGGCGGAGCTCGTGGAGGTGCAGGGGCGCGGGGGCCGACACTGGCGGGTCGGCGGGGTGAAGTTCTTCATGGACGGCACCGTGGAGGGCGGCACCGCGTGGCTGGAGCACGCGGACTGCCACGGCCAGGGCACCGAGGCCTTCTGGCCGGACCCCGAGGCGTACGCGGCCGCCGTACGGCACCTGCACGCCGCCGGCGTCCGCACCGCCACCCACGCCATCGGGGACGCCGCCGTACGGCGCGTCCTGGACGTGGTGGCGGGGCTCGGCCCCGGCGCCCGGGGCCGGCACCGTATCGAGCACATCGAGACGGCGCCGGACGCGCTGCTGCCGCGGTTCGCCGAGTTGGGGGTGGCGGCGTCCATGCAACCGCCGCACACCGCGTACACCCGGGCCGACGGCACCGACGAGTGGTCCCGGCGCCTGGGCGCAACCCGCGCCGGGCACGCCTGGCGGCTGCGGGACCTGCGGGACGCGGGCGCGACGGTCGCCCTGGGCTCGGACTGGCCGATCGCCCACTACGACGTGCGGGCCGTCCTGGCGACGGCACGGGCGCCCAGGGGAGCGGCCGCCGCGCGGGTCGGCCTGACGGGTCTGGAGGCGCTGGAGGGCTGCACCACCCACGCGGCGCGGGCGGCGGGGGAGTCTCGGACGGCGGGGCGGATCGCCGTCGGCCACCGGGCCGACCTCACCGCCCTGGCCCTCGATGCCGTGAAGGCCCCGGCGGACGAGCTGGCCGAGGCCCCGGTACGACTGACGGTCACCGGCGGCCACGTGGTGCACCGAGGGGGCTGA
- a CDS encoding APC family permease: protein MSVTTPEERTPAATATLRSGSLGSADIAFFVVSAAAPLTVMAGVAPLAILLGGIGAPAGYLIAGITLAVFAVGFTTMSRHVKSGGAFYAYITRGLGRPVGIGAALLALIGYNGMEIGVYGLLASATKDTLHALFGTGVPWLPISLAGLLLVGYGGFRSIDFGAKVLGVLLLAETGILVLLAGGVLVKGGAHGLSGASFAPGHVMVSGTAVVLAFAFAAFTGFESTVIYRREARDPHRTIPRATYVAVAFLGLFYAFVVWIVIQAFGDADVIAAAAKDPGGLFFSAITTYVGGWAADLMHVFIVTSVLASLLAFHNAINRYALALAEEGVLPKSLGRVHPRHRSPYVAGIAQTALGAAVVVAFWAVGADPYQQLLLWVNTPGMIGLFLLQLLAAIAVPCYFRRVSHQEGALRTIVAPVVAAVLLATAIGLVITHINLFTGASSTVDTVLIVTAPAVFVTGLALAWWLRRERPEVYRDFAAEPAE, encoded by the coding sequence ATGTCCGTCACCACCCCCGAGGAGAGAACGCCGGCCGCCACGGCGACCCTCCGCTCCGGTTCCCTCGGCAGCGCCGACATCGCGTTCTTCGTGGTGTCCGCCGCCGCCCCGCTCACCGTCATGGCCGGCGTCGCCCCGCTCGCGATCCTGCTCGGCGGCATCGGCGCCCCGGCCGGCTACCTCATCGCCGGCATCACCCTCGCCGTCTTCGCCGTCGGCTTCACCACCATGAGCCGCCACGTGAAGAGCGGCGGCGCCTTCTACGCCTACATCACCCGGGGCCTCGGCCGCCCGGTCGGCATCGGCGCCGCCCTGCTCGCCCTGATCGGCTACAACGGCATGGAGATCGGCGTCTACGGCCTCCTCGCCTCCGCCACCAAGGACACCCTGCACGCCCTGTTCGGTACCGGCGTCCCCTGGCTGCCCATCTCCCTCGCCGGCCTGCTCCTCGTCGGCTACGGCGGCTTCCGCTCGATCGACTTCGGCGCCAAGGTGCTGGGCGTGCTGCTCCTCGCCGAGACCGGCATCCTGGTGCTCCTCGCGGGAGGGGTACTGGTCAAGGGCGGTGCGCACGGCCTGTCGGGCGCCTCCTTCGCGCCGGGGCACGTCATGGTCTCCGGTACCGCGGTCGTCCTGGCCTTCGCCTTCGCCGCGTTCACCGGCTTCGAGTCGACCGTCATCTACCGCCGCGAGGCCCGCGACCCCCACCGCACCATCCCGCGTGCCACCTACGTGGCCGTCGCCTTCCTCGGCCTCTTCTACGCCTTCGTCGTCTGGATCGTCATCCAGGCCTTCGGCGACGCCGACGTGATCGCCGCGGCCGCCAAGGACCCCGGCGGGCTGTTCTTCTCCGCCATCACCACCTACGTCGGCGGCTGGGCGGCCGACCTGATGCACGTCTTCATCGTCACCAGCGTCCTCGCCTCCCTCCTCGCCTTCCACAACGCGATCAACCGCTACGCCCTCGCCCTCGCCGAGGAGGGCGTCCTGCCGAAGTCGCTGGGCCGCGTCCACCCCCGCCACCGCTCCCCGTACGTCGCCGGGATCGCCCAGACCGCCCTCGGCGCGGCCGTCGTCGTCGCCTTCTGGGCGGTCGGCGCCGACCCCTACCAGCAACTCCTCCTGTGGGTGAACACCCCGGGAATGATCGGCCTGTTCCTGCTCCAACTGCTCGCCGCGATCGCCGTGCCCTGCTACTTCCGGCGGGTGAGCCACCAGGAGGGCGCCCTGCGCACGATCGTCGCGCCGGTGGTCGCCGCGGTGCTGCTCGCCACCGCGATAGGGCTCGTCATCACCCACATCAACCTGTTCACCGGCGCCTCGTCCACCGTCGACACCGTCCTGATCGTCACGGCCCCCGCCGTGTTCGTCACGGGCCTGGCCCTGGCCTGGTGGCTGCGCCGCGAACGGCCCGAGGTGTACCGGGACTTCGCCGCCGAGCCCGCCGAATAG
- a CDS encoding TetR/AcrR family transcriptional regulator, producing MGRPRTPLLDRERITTTALQLVDEQGDFSVPQIAKRLGAQTGSVYHHVDGRDGIVELLRERVAEAIDPGTLDLVPWDTALEAWARSYRAAFAAHPRAIPLLMTSPVRAPRVLEQYERAVNLLLAAGFATSEVMPLIIALENLVLGSALDLAAPETMWELTERTPTPRLAEALAAVGEGRADRAFEVGLAGFLGHARALLGR from the coding sequence ATGGGACGGCCGCGCACACCGCTCCTCGACCGCGAGCGCATCACCACGACGGCTCTGCAACTGGTCGACGAGCAGGGGGACTTCAGCGTGCCGCAGATCGCGAAGAGGCTGGGGGCGCAGACCGGCTCGGTGTATCACCATGTGGACGGCCGGGACGGGATCGTGGAGCTGCTGCGGGAGCGGGTGGCCGAGGCGATCGACCCCGGGACGCTGGACCTCGTCCCCTGGGACACGGCGCTGGAGGCCTGGGCCCGCTCCTATCGCGCGGCCTTCGCCGCCCACCCGAGGGCGATCCCGCTGCTGATGACCTCACCCGTGCGGGCGCCCCGGGTGCTGGAGCAGTACGAGCGCGCGGTGAACCTCCTGCTGGCGGCGGGATTCGCGACGAGTGAGGTGATGCCGCTGATCATCGCACTGGAGAACCTGGTCCTGGGCTCCGCGCTGGACCTCGCGGCGCCGGAGACGATGTGGGAGCTGACGGAGCGGACTCCGACGCCCCGGCTGGCGGAGGCGCTCGCGGCGGTGGGCGAGGGGCGGGCGGACCGGGCCTTCGAGGTGGGGCTGGCGGGGTTCCTCGGGCACGCGCGGGCTCTGCTGGGCAGGTGA